DNA sequence from the Sulfurimonas sp. HSL3-7 genome:
ATACCGGCGGCATTGAAAACGATACCCAGCAGTGCCAGCGCGATGACGACCACCGAACCGACCGGCTCCGGGTTGACAACTCTCCGGGCTGCCTCGATGATCAGATAAAAACCGGTCCCGACCAGGACGCTGGCGTTAAAAAGCGCGGCAATGATCTCTGCACGTTTGTAGCCGAAGGTCTTCTCCTGGGTCGGTGTACGTCCCGCCATACGGTTGGCGATGTAGGTGATCACGAGGGTCATCACATCGCTGAAGTTGTGCAGCGCATCGCTCAGAAGGGCAAGCGAGCCGGAGTAGATACCGCCGATGATCTGTGCGGCAGTGATGATGATGTTCAAAAAGATCGTGATCAGCAGGCGCATGCCCTTGACCTCGTGATGGTGATGTCCGCTCAACAGCGCTCCTTTTTTCCTGTAATAGCTCTTCCTATTATAGGCGCTAAAACAACAGAGTCAGATTAAAGCAGAAGAAAATCATCATTACATCAACATATATTGATATTTAGAGAACAATCTGCTATACTATTGAAAATTTTGGAGGTCTCATCATGGAAAAGAAGAGAGTATTGATCTTATGTACGGGGAACAGCTGCCGCAGTATCATGGCCGAAGCGCTGATCAATGCGAAAATGGGCGACTGCGTCGAGGCGCAGAGCTCAGGCGTCCAGGCGAGCGGCAGGGTCAACCCCAATGCCAAGGCGCTGCTTGAAGAGAGAGGGCTCTGGCGGGAGGCCTACCACTCCAAAGTGATCGAAACGGTGCTCGATACCCCGTTTGACCTGGTCGTCACCGTCTGTGATCATGCGCACGAGAGTTGTCCAACTTTTCCAAAGGTGGTGAAGACGATCCATATGGCGTTCGAGGACCCGTCGGGTAAAGCTGTCGAAGAGTACGCAGTGACGCTTGATCGGATCGAAAAAGAGCTGCTGCCGGTTGTCGAATCGGAGCTCTGCCGGTGATGTGGAAGGACTTTGTCGACACGCTTGTCTATGAGATCATGGGGATGGCAGAAGGTGACAGATTAGCCGATGCCCTGAATTTTTTCATCTATGACAGCGTCAAGATCGCCTTTCTGCTGGTCACCATCATCTTTATCATCTCGTTTTTACGTTCCTATATGAATACCGAAAAGGTACGGGCCTATCTGAGCAGAAAACACAGGGTGACCGGCCATGTCTTCGCAGCGCTCTTCGGGATCATCACCCCCTTTTGCTCCTGTTCGGCCATCCCGCTTTTCCTGGGGTTCCTGCAGGCGCGCATTCCGCTTGGGATCACCTTCTCCTACCTGATCAGCGCGCCGCTTAACAACGAGATCGCGATCGCGATGCTTTTTGGACTCTTCGGCTGGGAGATCACGGCGATCTACATCGGCTTCGGTCTGCTGGTCGCCATTATCGGGGGGCTGGTCATCGGTATGATGAAGGTGGAGCGCTACATCCTGATCCCGGTCACACCGCTCGAAGGGGAGATCACCGTGCCGGAGGAAGCGAACATATCTTTGAAGGTGCGTGCGAAAGAGGCCTGGAAGAACACCCGTGAACTGCTGATCAAAGTGATGCCCTACGTGGTCGCCGGTGTCGGCGTGGGTGCCTTCATCCACGGCTATGTGCCTCAGGATATGATCGTGGCGTATGCCGGGCAGGAGAACCCTTTCGCCGTCATCGTCGCGGTCGTCATGGGCATTCCGATGTACTCCAATGCCGCCGGGATCATTCCGATGATCGAAGCACTGACACTCAAGGGGATGGCGATGGGGACGGCGCTTGCCTTTATGATGGCGGTGACCGCGCTGAGCCTGCCTGAGGCGATCATCCTGAAAAAGCTGCTGCATACAAAGCTGATCGCACTCTTTTTTGCGATCGTGGGGTCGGGGATCATCGTGATCGGCTACCTCTTCAACGCCATCATCTAGGGAGAAGTTGTGAAACGTCTATTACTGCTTATGGCAACGCTGCTTATGCCGCTGTTCTTTGGCGGCTGCAGTCCGCAGGGGAGAGAAGCCTCAGAGGTGCGCGGCAGCGAACCGGCTACACCGTATGTCTATGCGGCGAAAGCTGTTGGCCAGGGTCAGCCTGTGATGTTCGAGTTCGGCAAAGGGAGCTGCAAAGCCTGCAAGGAGATGGGCGAGCTGATCTTCCGGCTTAAAAAGAGCCGTCCGCACTACCGTCTTTTCTATATCGATGTCAGCAGAGACCGAAAAGCGGCGGCGGAGAACGGTATCAGGATGATCCCGACCCAGCTTTTTTTCGACGGAGAGGGCAGAGAAGTCTACCGTCATGTCGGCGGTTTCACGACCGACGGGTTCATGCAGACCCTGCAAAAATACGGCTTCGATGCGAAGTAGGCGGTTCTGATGCAGGAGACGGTACTGGCACTGCTTGAGGCCCACACCTACCTGGCATTTCTGGGTGCCTTCGGTGCCGGCGCAATCACGGCGGCCGCCCCCTGTTCGCTTGTCACGGTACCGCTTCTGGTAGGAAGCGCCGTGGCATTGAACAAAGACCTTACCGGGCGAAAAAAAGTGATCTACACCTATCTCTTCGCCTCTCTTTTCGCCCTGGGCGTCATGATCAGCTTTTCGGTTTTGGGCTTTGTGGTCGCAAAGTTCGGCGGCCTCTTTTCCGTCGCCCCGGTCTGGGCCTATCTGGCGGCAGGGGTGTTGAGCATCGTCATCGCGCTCTATGCCTTCGGTCTCTTACCGGCTGTCGACAAATCGGGGATGATGCGGCGCCTTGTTGGATTGCGTCTTTTCGGCGGCTTTCTGATCGGCATAATCTTCGGCCTGGTCAGCACCCCCTGCGCTTCGGCGCCGCTGGTGGCGATCATCTCAGCTGCGGCTTCCAGCGGCTACCTTCTGGCCTACGGCCTGATCCTCACCTTCGCCCTGGGCCACTCGCTGCTGCTGCTCGGCGCCGGCATCTCGGTCGGTTTCGCCCAGAGCATCGTTTCGAACAAGAGCCTGGCCAAAGTGTCGGAGTGGATCAACAAAGGCTTTGCCCTGATGCTGCTGGGCTTCGGCGGTTATTTTCTCTATCAGGCTGTGTTACAGTTTTAAGATAGGAACGGCAGGTAAAATTAGATACAAAAAGGAGAGTACATATGAAAATAGAGATTTTAGGAACGGGGTGTGCGAAGTGCAATGAGCTTGAGGCGAAGGTCAAAGAGGCGGTTGCCAAAAGCGGCAGGTTCGTTCAGATCGAGAAGGTGGATGACCTGATGAAGATCATGGAGTACGGTGTGATGAGTACGCCGGGTCTGGTGATCGACGGCAAAGTGGTTATGACAGGAAAAGTGCCGAGTCTGGAAGAACTCTCAAAGCTGATAGAAGGGTAGAAAAAGAGGAGGAGGGCTTACTGGCCGCCCCAGGGCATTCCCTCTTCTTTCCAGCCGAAGATGAAACCGTCTTCGAGGTTGTATGCAGTGATCCCCTCACTTGCCAGTTTGTCGGCTGCGGCAGCTGAGCGCGGGCCGCTGCGGCAGACCAGGATGACCTTGTCGACACCGGCAAGTTTCATCGCCTTCATGACATCTTTGACAAAGTTCTTGTTGATGACCTCTTTTGCCGCATAGAGCTTCTGGACCGATTTATGGTCTTTGACCTTGCTCTTTTCGACTTCATACTGGGCGCTCTTGACACGGGCATCGATGGATTTTTCATCATAGGTCCAGTAGTAGGCCGGGATGTTGATGAACCCTTCGCCGTGGCCGGTGTAGAGATACTCGATCGTCGTGCGGACATCGACGATGATCGCTTCGCCGTCTTTTTGCATCTTGTACGCTACATCAGCAGTTACATCGTCTTCATAGGCATGTGCCAGACCGATAAGAAGCATCAGTGAAAGAAAAAATTTCATTCGAATTCCTTGAATATTTAGGAATATTTTGAAGACAATGCCGATGTCATTGCCTTGAAATACCCCCGAATTTTGTCGCAATTTTACCGCTTTAAATTGATATCCATCTAAAACAATGTGATTACTTTGTGATGGAATGTTCTCGTTTTTGCAGGAAGTATTATGTTCGCACTATTTATGACACTGTCACTTTTTGCACAGACGTAAAAATGCTATCATGCCTAATCACTCATGATCTTTCGGACAGTGTTGCCCGGAAAGCAGAGGTGAGAAGAATACGGGCAAGGGACAGACGATGGTGACAACAGCGGATATCTATTCTCTACTTTTACAATGGAGTTCCAGTGGGTGCTGAAGAGCTGATTGCGAATTACGGTTACATCGCTGTTCTGATCGGGACCTTCTTTGAGGGGGAGACCGTTCTTCTGATAGCAGGCTTTTTTGCACATCTCGGCTATCTGAAACTACCCTATGTCATCGTGGCGGCGTTTACGGGCAGTCTGGCCGGCGATCAACTCTTTTTTTATGCAGGGCGGATCAAAGGGATCGAACTGGTCAACAAAAGACCCGTTTTACGCTCAAAAGCCGAGCGTATCTTTAAGCTGATGCACAGACATCAGACGGTACTGATCCTCGGATTCCGTTTTCTCTATGGTCTTCGGACGATCACACCGGTGGTATTGGGGGCAAGCGGTATTTCCCCTGTACGCTTTCTCATTCTGAATATCTGCGGGGCACTGTTGTGGGCAGTCATCATCGGTGTGTCGGGGTACTATTTCGGTAAAGCGCTGGAGCTGCTTATCGGCAACATAAAACAGTACGAATTTTGGGTGATTACAGCGCTACTGCTGATCAGCCTTGCCGTATGGATTGTCGGCCGGTGGCGCGACCGGGACTGGTCTCACCGCTGACATCTCCACAGGCGTCATGGTAAAAAGCGGTGCGCCGCACGGTTTCTCAATCTAAATCTTTCTCCCAGGCAGAAGAGGCAACGAACGCCTGCGAATCGATCGTATGTTCGGTCAGTCGATGAACTCAACGACCTCGTCAAACGGCAGCCGCAGCTGTTTGGATTGCGCATTGACCCTGTAGCCGAAAGGCAGAAGCATTGCGACCTGGTATCTGCCGGTGTCAAGTTCCAGGACGGTTTCGACCTTCTCTTTTTCAAAACCTTCGATCGGGCAGGAGTCGATGCCAACGAAAGCGGCTGCCGTCATCATGTTCCCTGCGGCGATATAGCTCTGTCTCGCTGTCCAGCAGTAGATGTTCTCATCAGAACTCAAGGTCTTTTCCAGGTGAGAAGCATATTTATTCAGATAGAAGTCAAGCTTCTCCTGCGGCATCTCTCTGCGCAAGAATCTTTTTTCGGGAATACCGCTTTCGACTTTGACACTTTCAATACCGGCAAGCACAACGACCAGGTGAGAGCAAGAAGTGATCTGCTCCTGGTCCCAGCAGAAAGGACGCAGTTTCACCTTCAGATCTTCATTCGTGATGACCAGGAACTTCCACGCTTCCATGCCGAAAGAGGAGGGTGACTTGCGTCCTGCCTCCAAAATGTATCGCATCGCCTCGTCAGGGATCTTTTTCGTTGTATCAAAGGCCTTGCAGGCGTGTCTGAACTCCATTGCTTTTGTAAAATCATTTGTCATGTGCATCTCCTTTTAGTCGTTTATGAAATTTTTCTTCAGTAGCGTCTGGAACTTTTCCACTTCTGACGGCACATCAAGGTCTCCCTTGAAGATGTCGTGAATAGAGTAGGTCTCAAGCGGCGTTGCACCGCAGAACTGGAAGGTCTTGTGCGTGGCGATGTTGGCTTCATCCACAGAGAGGCCGTCGAAAAAACCTTCGGCATTGTCAAACTCTGTCGCCGGGCAGTTGTAGGTCAGGCTGAGCATGTATTTTTTACCCTGCATCAGACCCCCGCTGCCGTATTTTTTGGAGGGGTCCAGGCTGCTTCTTCCGTCGTTTTGGTAGGTCACTGTCTGTACGCCGGCAGAGAAGATCTCATCAATATATTTTTTGGTGATCCATGGAACGCCCATCCAGTAGACAGGGTACTGGAACAAAATATAATCCGCCCATGCGAACTTGTCGACCTCTTCCTGGATCGAATAGCCGCTGTCGATCGCCGTGTTTTTGACATTGAACCCGTTGTCAGTTAAAAAAGCATTGGCCGCATCGATAAAGATAGCGGTCAATTTTCCTTCGGCGATGTTTTCATAGTATTGGTGTCCATTGATGATCAGTACATTTTTCATGCGGTTTTCCTTTACGCCTTTTTTAGGATCTCAGCGATGGTCTCTTTTGGGTACTGTTCAGCCATTCCCCATACCTTTGCCAGTTCACCGGCATTGTCAGCCAGGGCGTCGATGCCGTCTCTTGGAATGTCGGCATCTGCCAGGCGGACCGGCGAGCCGATCTTGGCAAACCAGGTTTCAAGCGCTTCGATACCTGCATCAGCGCTGTCGAGTCCGAAGACCTCTTTTGCAAAGCGTTCGAACTGTGTGATGTTCTGCTCTTTGTACCATTTCATCCAGGCCGGGATTACAATCGAGAGACCGGCGCCGTGAGCGACATTGTAGAGTGCGGAGAGGGAGTGCTCGATCATGTGGTTTGGAAAACTTCCGCCGGCAGTTCCGGCAGGGGTCAAGCCGTTCAGAGCCTGTGTCGCCACCCAGGCAAATTCGCCTCTGGCTTCGTAGTTGTCCGGATCTGCTAAAAGAATTTCCGTTGTTTCGATGACACTTTTGACAATGGACTCGACAAGT
Encoded proteins:
- a CDS encoding NAD(P)H-dependent oxidoreductase; amino-acid sequence: MTNDFTKAMEFRHACKAFDTTKKIPDEAMRYILEAGRKSPSSFGMEAWKFLVITNEDLKVKLRPFCWDQEQITSCSHLVVVLAGIESVKVESGIPEKRFLRREMPQEKLDFYLNKYASHLEKTLSSDENIYCWTARQSYIAAGNMMTAAAFVGIDSCPIEGFEKEKVETVLELDTGRYQVAMLLPFGYRVNAQSKQLRLPFDEVVEFID
- a CDS encoding cytochrome c biogenesis protein CcdA, with the translated sequence MQETVLALLEAHTYLAFLGAFGAGAITAAAPCSLVTVPLLVGSAVALNKDLTGRKKVIYTYLFASLFALGVMISFSVLGFVVAKFGGLFSVAPVWAYLAAGVLSIVIALYAFGLLPAVDKSGMMRRLVGLRLFGGFLIGIIFGLVSTPCASAPLVAIISAAASSGYLLAYGLILTFALGHSLLLLGAGISVGFAQSIVSNKSLAKVSEWINKGFALMLLGFGGYFLYQAVLQF
- a CDS encoding DedA family protein, yielding MGAEELIANYGYIAVLIGTFFEGETVLLIAGFFAHLGYLKLPYVIVAAFTGSLAGDQLFFYAGRIKGIELVNKRPVLRSKAERIFKLMHRHQTVLILGFRFLYGLRTITPVVLGASGISPVRFLILNICGALLWAVIIGVSGYYFGKALELLIGNIKQYEFWVITALLLISLAVWIVGRWRDRDWSHR
- a CDS encoding rhodanese-like domain-containing protein → MKFFLSLMLLIGLAHAYEDDVTADVAYKMQKDGEAIIVDVRTTIEYLYTGHGEGFINIPAYYWTYDEKSIDARVKSAQYEVEKSKVKDHKSVQKLYAAKEVINKNFVKDVMKAMKLAGVDKVILVCRSGPRSAAAADKLASEGITAYNLEDGFIFGWKEEGMPWGGQ
- a CDS encoding permease produces the protein MWKDFVDTLVYEIMGMAEGDRLADALNFFIYDSVKIAFLLVTIIFIISFLRSYMNTEKVRAYLSRKHRVTGHVFAALFGIITPFCSCSAIPLFLGFLQARIPLGITFSYLISAPLNNEIAIAMLFGLFGWEITAIYIGFGLLVAIIGGLVIGMMKVERYILIPVTPLEGEITVPEEANISLKVRAKEAWKNTRELLIKVMPYVVAGVGVGAFIHGYVPQDMIVAYAGQENPFAVIVAVVMGIPMYSNAAGIIPMIEALTLKGMAMGTALAFMMAVTALSLPEAIILKKLLHTKLIALFFAIVGSGIIVIGYLFNAII
- a CDS encoding thioredoxin family protein; amino-acid sequence: MKRLLLLMATLLMPLFFGGCSPQGREASEVRGSEPATPYVYAAKAVGQGQPVMFEFGKGSCKACKEMGELIFRLKKSRPHYRLFYIDVSRDRKAAAENGIRMIPTQLFFDGEGREVYRHVGGFTTDGFMQTLQKYGFDAK
- a CDS encoding NAD(P)H-dependent oxidoreductase gives rise to the protein MKNVLIINGHQYYENIAEGKLTAIFIDAANAFLTDNGFNVKNTAIDSGYSIQEEVDKFAWADYILFQYPVYWMGVPWITKKYIDEIFSAGVQTVTYQNDGRSSLDPSKKYGSGGLMQGKKYMLSLTYNCPATEFDNAEGFFDGLSVDEANIATHKTFQFCGATPLETYSIHDIFKGDLDVPSEVEKFQTLLKKNFIND
- a CDS encoding thioredoxin family protein — encoded protein: MKIEILGTGCAKCNELEAKVKEAVAKSGRFVQIEKVDDLMKIMEYGVMSTPGLVIDGKVVMTGKVPSLEELSKLIEG
- a CDS encoding arsenate reductase ArsC, translated to MEKKRVLILCTGNSCRSIMAEALINAKMGDCVEAQSSGVQASGRVNPNAKALLEERGLWREAYHSKVIETVLDTPFDLVVTVCDHAHESCPTFPKVVKTIHMAFEDPSGKAVEEYAVTLDRIEKELLPVVESELCR